One Triticum dicoccoides isolate Atlit2015 ecotype Zavitan chromosome 5B, WEW_v2.0, whole genome shotgun sequence genomic window carries:
- the LOC119309077 gene encoding protein HOTHEAD-like: MASSSKGAAASLLCIKLVVCLCFLGSSQGRGTAKPPFTLRNLPPLEKASSFPAMRHDRYDYIIVGGGTAGCPLAATLSLKYKVLVLERGGSPYGNRNISYMENFHIGLSNTAPDSSSQAFVSTDGVINARARVLGGGTCINAGFYSRASSSFVQDVGWEEDLVNESYPWVEDKVVQWPKIAPWQAALRDGLVEAGVSPFNGYTYDHVSGTKVGGTIFDANGHRHTAADLLAAGDPNNMRVLLHASVHKIVFSSQQGRLRPRAIGVQFADEDGRLHQALLNNNKDSEIIVSSGAIGSPQLLLLSGIGPKNDLKNHNIPVVLHNKYVGKGMADNPMNSIFIPTKSPPRQSLIETVGITEAGVFIEASSGFGQSEESIHCHHGIMSAEIGQLSTVPPKQRSLELAREYAHNKLSLPKEVFQGGFILEKIDGPLSTGHLVLADTDVKNNPAVTFNYFSHPQDLSRCVYGIKTIEKILKTNSFAHLTPDDAGYEMERVLNMSVRANVNLIPKHTNTTESLEQFCKDTVITIWHYHGGCHVGKVVDQQHRVLGVSGLRVVDGSTFSRSPGTNPQATVMMMGRYFGVKILRERLGQAAGV; the protein is encoded by the exons ATGGCTTCCAGCAGCAAGGGAGCGGCGGCATCCTTGCTCTGCATCAAGCTCGTGGTCTGCCTCTGCTTCCTCGGATCATCCCAAG GTAGGGGCACGGCCAAGCCGCCATTCACGCTGAGGAATCTCCCTCCCCTCGAGAAGGCGAGCAGCTTCCCCGCGATGCGCCACGACAGGTACGACTACATTATCGTCGGCGGGGGCACCGCCGGCTGCCCCCTGGCGGCAACATTGTCGCTCAAGTACAAGGTGCTCGTGCTGGAGAGGGGTGGATCCCCTTACGGCAACCGCAACATCTCCTACATGGAGAACTTCCACATTGGCCTGAGCAACACGGCGCCGGACTCTTCGTCGCAGGCCTTCGTCTCCACTGACGGCGTCATCAACGCCCGGGCAAGGGTGCTGGGCGGTGGTACCTGCATCAATGCTGGCTTCTACAGCCGGGCCAGCTCAAG CTTCGTGCAGGATGTTGGCTGGGAAGAAGACCTGGTGAATGAGTCCTACCCTTGGGTAGAGGATAAGGTTGTCCAGTGGCCTAAGATCGCGCCTTGGCAGGCCGCACTGCGGGATGGGCTTGTTGAAGCAGGTGTATCCCCTTTCAATGGGTACACCTATGACCATGTTTCTGGGACCAAGGTTGGTGGCACCATCTTCGACGCAAATGGCCACCGCCACACAGCAGCCGACTTGCTTGCAGCTGGAGACCCTAACAACATGAGGGTCCTGCTTCACGCTAGTGTGCACAAGATAGTGTTCAGCTCGCAACAAG GACGACTGAGACCAAGGGCTATCGGTGTACAGTTCGCCGATGAAGATGGGAGACTCCACCAGGCACTCCTCAACAACAACAAGGATAGTGAGATCATCGTCTCTTCGGGTGCAATTGGCAGTCCTCAGCTGCTGCTGCTCAGTGGGATTGGGCCAAAGAATGATCTTAAGAATCATAACATTCCTGTTGTTCTCCACAACAAGTATGTGGGGAAAGGGATGGCTGACAACCCCATGAACTCCATCTTCATACCTACGAAAAGCCCCCCGCGTCAGTCACTGATTGAGACTGTCGGAATAACTGAAGCTGGTGTGTTCATCGAGGCCAGCAGTGGTTTTGGCCAGTCTGAAGAAAGCATCCACTGCCACCACGGAATCATGTCTGCTGAG ATTGGACAGCTGTCCACAGTTCCTCCGAAGCAAAGAAGCCTGGAACTAGCCAGGGAGTATGCACATAACAAACTTAGTCTACCCAAAGAGGTGTTCCAGGGTGGTTTTATCCTTGAGAAGATCGATGGTCCACTGTCTACAGGCCATCTTGTCCTTGCAGACACTGATGTCAAGAACAACCCGGCAGTTACTTTCAACTATTTCAGCCATCCACAAGATCTCAGCCGTTGTGTCTATGGCATCAAGACCATTGAGAAAATATTGAAGACAAACAGTTTTGCTCATCTGACTCCTGATGACGCTGGATATGAAATGGAAAGGGTTCTCAACATGAGCGTGCGGGCTAACGTGAATCTGATACCCAAGCATACCAATACCACAGAATCCCTGGAGCAATTTTGCAAGGACACGGTAATCACCATCTGGCACTACCATGGTGGGTGTCATGTAGGGAAGGTGGTCGACCAGCAGCACCGAGTGCTTGGAGTCTCAGGGCTCCGGGTTGTTGATGGCTCGACGTTCTCTAGGTCACCAGGGACCAACCCTCAAGCCACGGTCATGATGATGGGCAG GTACTTTGGAGTGAAGATCTTAAGGGAACGACTAGGACAAGCAGCTGGAGTGTAG